One segment of Curtobacterium poinsettiae DNA contains the following:
- a CDS encoding MFS transporter, which produces MLVGPLLNPINTTMVSVALTPISRDLGIGAAQAIWLVAALYLASAIAQPTMGKLADRFGPKKVFLTGLVIVGVAGVVPEVLTGFGGAVFARVLIGIGTSSAYPAALTTLRQHSARIRKPTPPLVLGALSITSLVSAAAGPPLGGALIAAFGWHAIFLVNVPLAVFGIVVATLWLPSDRLRPRDDAALPVLQALDPLGMVLMTGTVSALLVFLLDLSAGLWWLLAVAVVLLVALVAWELRAVRPFVDVRLLARNGALSRTYGRLFLTYLLAYTMTYGFSQWVQDVAGYPSDVAGYIQLPAAIVAGVASFVVARKTAVRGPLVVAALVPIVGGVLGCSSCTPGHPSSCSR; this is translated from the coding sequence GTGCTCGTCGGGCCCCTGCTCAACCCGATCAACACCACGATGGTGTCGGTCGCCCTCACCCCGATCTCCCGCGACCTGGGCATCGGTGCGGCGCAGGCGATCTGGCTCGTCGCGGCGCTGTACCTGGCGAGTGCGATCGCGCAGCCCACGATGGGCAAGCTCGCCGACCGGTTCGGCCCGAAGAAGGTGTTCCTGACCGGGCTCGTCATCGTCGGCGTCGCCGGGGTGGTGCCCGAGGTCCTGACCGGGTTCGGCGGTGCGGTGTTCGCCCGGGTGCTCATCGGCATCGGGACGTCGTCGGCGTACCCGGCGGCGCTCACCACGCTCCGGCAGCACTCCGCCCGGATCAGGAAGCCGACGCCACCGCTCGTGCTCGGGGCGCTGTCGATCACGTCGCTCGTGTCCGCCGCCGCCGGCCCACCGCTCGGCGGGGCGCTCATCGCCGCGTTCGGCTGGCACGCGATCTTCCTGGTGAACGTGCCGCTCGCGGTGTTCGGCATCGTCGTGGCGACGCTCTGGCTGCCGTCCGACCGGCTGCGCCCGCGCGACGACGCCGCCCTGCCGGTGCTGCAGGCGCTCGACCCGCTCGGCATGGTGCTGATGACCGGGACCGTCTCGGCGCTGCTCGTCTTCCTGCTCGACCTGTCCGCCGGGCTGTGGTGGCTGCTCGCGGTGGCCGTCGTGCTGCTCGTCGCCCTGGTGGCGTGGGAGCTGCGGGCCGTGCGACCGTTCGTCGACGTGCGGCTGCTCGCCCGGAACGGCGCGTTGTCCCGCACGTACGGCCGCCTGTTCCTGACGTACCTGCTCGCCTACACGATGACCTACGGGTTCTCGCAGTGGGTGCAGGACGTCGCGGGCTACCCGAGCGACGTCGCCGGGTACATCCAGCTGCCGGCCGCGATCGTCGCCGGGGTGGCCTCGTTCGTGGTCGCACGCAAGACCGCGGTCCGCGGGCCGCTCGTCGTCGCCGCGCTGGTGCCGATCGTCGGCGGTGTGCTCGGCTGCTCTTCCTGCACACCGGGTCACCCGTCGTCCTGCTCGCGCTGA
- a CDS encoding NAD(P)H-binding protein: protein MGEIVAVTGVTGDVGGKTAELLRAAGVTVRAVVRRPEQVDALRARGIDGRLADLDDEDALAAALDGVDRFFLVTPVSQRQREQGATGVRAAQRAGVGRIVQLSGGDAAEHSPMSWASAAWHIDRQVRASGLAWTILHPSSFMTNVQPSAPAIRRGWFPHTTGRGVIGWIDTEDIARTAARVLTEDGHDGTEPVLTGPDLLDARGVAAALAAGLGRPVRPLHLPSRVYAGALRLSGVPAWQAEGLRQQFGRVVRRGLDGVDVMSDDVLRITGTAPRSLADWARAHRDDLLG from the coding sequence ATGGGCGAGATCGTGGCGGTCACCGGCGTGACCGGGGACGTCGGGGGCAAGACGGCGGAGCTGCTGCGGGCGGCCGGGGTGACGGTGCGTGCCGTGGTCCGTCGGCCCGAACAGGTCGACGCGCTCCGGGCCCGGGGCATCGACGGCCGCCTGGCCGACCTGGACGACGAGGACGCGCTCGCCGCGGCGCTCGACGGGGTCGACCGGTTCTTCCTCGTGACCCCGGTCAGTCAGCGGCAGCGCGAGCAGGGCGCCACCGGGGTCCGTGCGGCGCAGCGGGCCGGGGTCGGTCGGATCGTGCAGCTGTCCGGCGGGGACGCCGCCGAGCACTCCCCGATGTCGTGGGCGAGCGCCGCCTGGCACATCGACCGGCAGGTGCGCGCGAGCGGACTGGCGTGGACGATCCTGCACCCCTCGTCGTTCATGACGAACGTGCAGCCCTCGGCGCCGGCGATCCGACGGGGGTGGTTCCCGCACACCACGGGCCGCGGGGTGATCGGCTGGATCGACACCGAGGACATCGCCCGGACCGCCGCCCGGGTGCTGACGGAGGACGGCCACGACGGCACCGAGCCGGTGCTCACCGGGCCGGACCTGCTCGACGCGCGAGGTGTCGCCGCCGCGCTCGCCGCAGGGCTCGGCCGACCCGTGCGCCCCCTGCACCTGCCGAGCCGGGTCTACGCCGGCGCGCTGCGCCTGAGCGGCGTGCCCGCGTGGCAGGCCGAGGGGCTCCGGCAGCAGTTCGGCCGGGTCGTGCGCCGCGGCCTCGACGGCGTCGACGTCATGAGCGACGACGTCCTGCGCATCACCGGCACCGCACCCCGGAGCCTGGCCGACTGGGCGCGAGCCCACCGCGACGACCTGCTGGGGTGA
- the glyA gene encoding serine hydroxymethyltransferase translates to MAEQAAARAAFNAPLTEVDPEIAAVLQQELGRQRDTLEMIASENFVPRAVLESQGSVLTNKYAEGYPGKRYYGGCEYVDIAEQLAIDRAKALFGAEYANVQPHSGASANAAVLHAIASAGDTILGLELAHGGHLTHGMKLNFSGRIYKAVSYGVDPETFEVDYDDIRAKAIEHQPKVLIAGWSAYPRQLDFAKFREIADEVGATLWVDMAHFAGLVAAGLHPSPLPHAHVVSSTVHKTLAGPRSGIILSNDESLFKKLNSAVFPGQQGGPLMHVIAAKATAFLLAATPEFKDRQERTLRGAKALADRLTQADAKGAGIDVLTGGTDVHLVLVDLRESEVDGKQAEDLLHEVGITVNRNSVPFDPRPPMVTSGVRIGTSALATRGFGDAEFTEVADIIALTLMPNPDIEALSARVKALTDAFPLYA, encoded by the coding sequence GTGGCCGAGCAGGCCGCCGCCCGTGCCGCCTTCAACGCCCCGCTCACCGAGGTCGACCCCGAGATCGCCGCCGTCCTGCAGCAGGAGCTCGGCCGGCAGCGCGACACCCTCGAGATGATCGCGTCCGAGAACTTCGTGCCGCGCGCCGTGCTCGAGTCGCAGGGCTCCGTGCTCACCAACAAGTACGCCGAGGGCTACCCGGGCAAGCGCTACTACGGCGGCTGCGAGTACGTCGACATCGCCGAGCAGCTCGCCATCGACCGCGCGAAGGCGCTCTTCGGTGCCGAGTACGCCAACGTCCAGCCGCACTCCGGCGCCAGCGCGAACGCCGCGGTCCTGCACGCCATCGCCTCCGCCGGCGACACCATCCTCGGCCTCGAGCTCGCCCACGGCGGTCACCTGACCCACGGCATGAAGCTCAACTTCTCCGGCCGCATCTACAAAGCCGTGTCGTACGGCGTCGACCCGGAGACGTTCGAGGTCGACTACGACGACATCCGCGCGAAGGCGATCGAGCACCAGCCGAAGGTCCTGATCGCCGGCTGGTCGGCCTACCCGCGCCAGCTCGACTTCGCGAAGTTCCGCGAGATCGCGGACGAGGTCGGCGCGACGCTCTGGGTGGACATGGCGCACTTCGCCGGCCTCGTCGCCGCGGGCCTGCACCCGTCGCCCCTGCCGCACGCTCACGTCGTCTCCTCGACGGTGCACAAGACGCTCGCCGGTCCCCGCTCGGGCATCATCCTGTCCAACGACGAGTCGCTCTTCAAGAAGCTGAACTCCGCGGTCTTCCCGGGCCAGCAGGGCGGTCCGCTCATGCACGTGATCGCCGCGAAGGCCACCGCGTTCCTGCTCGCCGCGACGCCGGAGTTCAAGGACCGCCAGGAGCGCACGCTCCGCGGTGCGAAGGCGCTGGCCGACCGGCTCACCCAGGCCGACGCGAAGGGCGCCGGCATCGACGTCCTGACCGGCGGCACCGACGTGCACCTGGTGCTCGTCGACCTGCGCGAGTCCGAGGTCGACGGCAAGCAGGCCGAAGACCTGCTGCACGAGGTCGGCATCACCGTGAACCGCAACTCCGTGCCGTTCGACCCGCGCCCGCCGATGGTCACCTCGGGTGTCCGCATCGGCACCTCGGCGCTGGCGACCCGCGGTTTCGGCGACGCCGAGTTCACCGAGGTGGCGGACATCATCGCGCTGACCCTCATGCCGAACCCGGACATCGAAGCGCTCTCGGCCCGGGTGAAGGCCCTGACCGACGCGTTCCCGCTCTACGCGTGA
- a CDS encoding MarR family winged helix-turn-helix transcriptional regulator yields the protein MTDAPETDPTGLADAVLTMHGRLRRSLLASKSDDVTASQTAALGRLLRYGPATIADLARAEGVRPQSMGATVQALVDLGLAERQPDPTDGRRSIVSATAAGRDARQAAWAARNRELTERLATLPEADRRVVARAMDLLGPIVDP from the coding sequence GTGACCGACGCACCGGAGACCGACCCGACCGGCCTGGCCGACGCCGTGCTGACGATGCACGGACGACTGCGGCGGTCGTTGCTGGCCTCGAAGTCGGACGACGTCACGGCGTCGCAGACCGCCGCTCTCGGGCGCCTGCTGCGGTACGGGCCGGCCACCATCGCCGACCTGGCCCGAGCCGAGGGGGTCCGACCGCAGTCGATGGGCGCGACCGTCCAGGCCCTGGTCGACCTCGGCCTGGCCGAGCGGCAGCCCGACCCGACCGACGGCCGGCGGTCGATCGTCAGCGCGACGGCGGCCGGTCGGGACGCCCGCCAGGCCGCCTGGGCCGCGCGGAACCGCGAGCTCACCGAGCGACTCGCGACCCTGCCCGAGGCGGACCGTCGCGTCGTCGCGCGGGCTATGGACCTGCTCGGGCCGATCGTCGACCCCTGA
- the clpS gene encoding ATP-dependent Clp protease adapter ClpS, which produces MTLLSPDVDERTTTEERTSARADTPWVTVVWDDPVNLMSYVTYVFQRHFGFSREQAERLMHRVNDDGRAIVASGPRESMEAHVQSMHGYGLQATVDKAPEA; this is translated from the coding sequence ATGACGCTGCTCTCGCCCGACGTGGACGAACGGACCACCACGGAGGAACGGACCAGTGCGCGGGCGGACACCCCGTGGGTCACGGTGGTGTGGGACGACCCGGTGAACCTGATGTCGTACGTCACCTACGTGTTCCAGCGGCACTTCGGGTTCTCGCGCGAGCAGGCCGAGCGCCTCATGCACCGGGTGAACGACGACGGTCGGGCGATCGTGGCGTCGGGCCCGCGTGAGTCGATGGAGGCCCACGTGCAGTCCATGCACGGCTACGGGCTGCAGGCGACCGTCGACAAGGCCCCCGAAGCGTGA
- a CDS encoding DUF2017 domain-containing protein, with amino-acid sequence MIPFVRRADGVHLGLSSGERELLASLTEQLRQVLDGDLSADPVAERMFPDAYPGDDEASVEFRKYTQSDLLMQKTTNVSIVHDWLTGTRDGSLDVEDEQAWLRTLTDLRLTIADRLGIEDADDEERSVEADAGVGLRDVYDWLGSVQEHLVLTLTSR; translated from the coding sequence GTGATCCCGTTCGTCCGCCGCGCCGACGGCGTGCACCTCGGCCTGTCCTCCGGCGAGCGCGAGCTGCTTGCCTCGCTCACCGAGCAGCTCCGGCAGGTGCTCGACGGCGACCTGTCGGCGGACCCGGTCGCCGAGCGGATGTTCCCGGACGCCTACCCGGGTGACGACGAGGCGAGCGTGGAGTTCCGGAAGTACACGCAGTCCGACCTGCTCATGCAGAAGACGACGAACGTCTCGATCGTGCACGACTGGCTGACGGGTACCCGCGACGGTTCGCTCGACGTCGAGGACGAGCAGGCGTGGCTCCGCACCCTCACCGACCTGCGGCTGACGATCGCCGACCGGCTCGGGATCGAGGACGCCGACGACGAGGAGCGCTCCGTCGAGGCCGACGCGGGCGTCGGCCTGCGCGACGTCTACGACTGGCTCGGCTCCGTGCAGGAGCACCTGGTCCTCACGCTCACGTCGCGCTGA
- a CDS encoding MarR family winged helix-turn-helix transcriptional regulator has protein sequence MPQELPAPRDDVDVDGIVAWTVIRAARTLSRRLAAELAPLGLTPVEFGALIQLAVAGERSQADLARAVGVRPQSMTTLIGGLATRGLVERGAAPGRGRASRMRLTDQGEALLARAHPIVRASNAWFGDGAEPISAILLPLLEPDTGDDGSAVP, from the coding sequence GTGCCCCAGGAACTCCCAGCCCCGCGCGACGACGTCGACGTCGACGGCATCGTGGCGTGGACGGTGATCCGGGCCGCACGGACGCTCTCCCGCCGACTCGCGGCCGAGCTGGCACCACTCGGGTTGACGCCCGTCGAGTTCGGGGCGCTCATCCAGCTCGCGGTGGCCGGGGAGCGCAGCCAGGCCGACCTGGCGCGGGCGGTCGGCGTCCGACCGCAGAGCATGACGACGCTCATCGGGGGGCTCGCGACGCGGGGACTCGTGGAGCGGGGCGCCGCACCAGGCCGGGGACGGGCCTCCCGGATGCGGCTGACCGACCAGGGCGAGGCGCTGCTGGCACGCGCGCACCCGATCGTCCGGGCGAGCAACGCGTGGTTCGGCGACGGTGCGGAACCGATCTCGGCGATCCTGCTCCCGTTGCTCGAGCCGGACACGGGCGATGACGGTTCCGCCGTTCCGTGA